The following proteins are co-located in the Aerosakkonema funiforme FACHB-1375 genome:
- a CDS encoding response regulator, which produces MSPETPSPINLPAGSPLLRVLIVEDDPMMQLGLEQSLAAHPQIELVGQAEDGYLGVEAALKLKPDLVVMDIGLPRLDGIAATQRIKKELPSVRVVMLTSHTTETEIIAALSSGADAYCIKGASVDRLLAAIAAATEGATYLDPQIARKVIDHLKPPSPTGNVANLSQRELEVLKLMVEGYSNPEIAEALYLSPNTVKTHVRGIMNKLSVDDRVQAAVVALRSGLV; this is translated from the coding sequence ATGTCCCCTGAAACACCATCCCCGATAAATTTGCCTGCTGGTTCCCCGCTGCTTCGGGTTTTGATTGTGGAAGACGATCCCATGATGCAATTGGGGTTGGAGCAATCTTTAGCCGCGCATCCGCAGATCGAGCTTGTGGGACAAGCCGAAGATGGTTATCTGGGAGTGGAGGCGGCTTTAAAACTCAAGCCGGATCTGGTGGTAATGGATATTGGTTTGCCGCGATTGGATGGTATTGCGGCGACACAGCGAATTAAGAAGGAACTTCCGAGTGTGCGAGTGGTGATGCTGACTTCCCACACGACTGAAACGGAAATTATTGCCGCTCTTTCCAGCGGTGCGGATGCTTACTGTATTAAGGGGGCGAGTGTGGATCGCCTGCTGGCAGCGATCGCAGCTGCCACGGAGGGTGCTACTTATCTCGACCCTCAGATCGCTCGCAAAGTGATCGACCATCTCAAACCTCCTTCTCCGACGGGTAATGTGGCGAATCTGTCGCAGCGGGAGTTAGAGGTTTTGAAATTAATGGTAGAAGGTTACAGCAATCCGGAAATTGCGGAGGCATTATACCTCAGTCCTAACACTGTGAAAACTCACGTGAGAGGGATTATGAATAAGTTATCGGTTGAT
- the sodB gene encoding superoxide dismutase [Fe], which translates to MAFTLPDLPYAANALEPYMSANTFSFHHDKHHAAYVNNLNNLIKDTELADKSLEEIIKASFKDSSKVGVFNNAAQVWNHTFFWNSMKPGGGGTPSGSLADKINADFGSFDKFKEEFKNAAATQFGSGWAWLLLDNGTLKVSKTPNAENPLAHGQTALLTLDVWEHAYYLDYQNKRPDFITTFLDHLVNWDFAAENLSKAA; encoded by the coding sequence ATGGCATTTACACTTCCCGATCTGCCTTATGCTGCCAATGCCCTAGAGCCGTATATGTCGGCGAACACTTTTTCGTTCCATCATGACAAGCATCATGCTGCTTACGTCAACAATCTCAACAATTTGATCAAAGATACGGAACTAGCCGATAAGTCCCTTGAGGAAATTATCAAAGCAAGCTTCAAAGACTCCTCCAAAGTCGGTGTGTTCAACAACGCCGCCCAAGTCTGGAACCACACCTTCTTCTGGAATTCCATGAAACCGGGTGGTGGCGGCACTCCCAGCGGATCTCTAGCCGACAAAATCAACGCCGACTTCGGCAGCTTCGACAAATTCAAGGAAGAATTCAAAAACGCTGCTGCTACCCAGTTTGGTAGCGGTTGGGCTTGGCTGCTGTTAGACAACGGCACATTGAAAGTTAGCAAAACTCCCAACGCCGAAAACCCCCTAGCCCACGGGCAAACTGCGCTGCTGACTTTGGATGTTTGGGAACACGCCTATTACCTGGATTACCAGAATAAGCGCCCCGACTTCATCACTACCTTCCTTGACCATTTGGTTAACTGG